From a region of the Stenotrophomonas sp. BIO128-Bstrain genome:
- a CDS encoding S-methyl-5'-thioinosine phosphorylase, with amino-acid sequence MEHISLAVIGGTGVYKLAQLDDVSSHQVQTRYGTPSGPIRVGTLLGQRVAFLARHGEGHSLPPHKINYRANLAALQQIGAQRVLALNTVGGITELFGPRVLACPDQLIDYTWGRISTLCEEPGTDVLHVDFGHPYTPMLRSKVLAAAKVTGVRLQDGGCYGATQGPRLETNAEIARMRRDGCDLVGMTGMPEASLARELGLDYACLAIVANWAAGCGDGDEITMAEVLANVDAASSGLPELIGELARG; translated from the coding sequence ATGGAACACATTTCCCTTGCCGTCATCGGCGGCACCGGCGTCTACAAGCTGGCCCAGCTCGACGATGTGAGCAGCCACCAGGTGCAGACGCGCTACGGCACGCCGTCCGGCCCGATCCGCGTCGGCACGCTGCTGGGTCAGCGCGTGGCCTTCCTGGCCCGCCATGGTGAAGGCCACTCGCTGCCGCCGCACAAGATCAATTACCGTGCCAACCTGGCCGCGCTGCAGCAGATCGGCGCGCAGCGTGTGCTCGCGCTCAACACGGTCGGCGGCATCACCGAACTGTTCGGCCCGCGCGTGCTGGCCTGCCCGGACCAGCTGATCGATTACACCTGGGGCCGCATCTCCACCCTGTGCGAAGAGCCGGGCACCGACGTGCTGCACGTGGACTTCGGCCACCCGTACACGCCGATGCTGCGCAGCAAGGTGCTGGCCGCGGCGAAAGTGACCGGCGTGCGCCTGCAGGACGGTGGCTGCTACGGCGCGACCCAGGGCCCGCGGCTGGAAACCAATGCGGAAATCGCGCGCATGCGCCGCGATGGCTGCGATCTGGTCGGCATGACCGGCATGCCCGAAGCCAGCCTGGCCCGCGAGCTCGGCCTGGACTACGCCTGCCTGGCGATCGTGGCCAACTGGGCCGCCGGCTGTGGCGATGGCGATGAAATCACGATGGCCGAAGTGCTGGCCAATGTGGACGCCGCCTCCTCCGGCCTGCCCGAATTGATCGGTGAATTGGCACGGGGGTGA
- a CDS encoding cold-shock protein: MPNGTVKWFNDAKGFGFISPEDGSADVFAHFSAINSKGFRSLQEGQKVTYDVTQGPKGAQASNIVPAE, translated from the coding sequence ATGCCGAACGGTACCGTCAAGTGGTTCAACGACGCCAAGGGATTTGGCTTTATCTCGCCGGAGGACGGCAGCGCCGACGTCTTCGCGCACTTCTCCGCGATCAACTCCAAGGGCTTCCGCAGTCTGCAGGAAGGCCAGAAGGTCACCTATGACGTGACCCAGGGCCCGAAGGGCGCCCAAGCCTCGAACATCGTGCCGGCTGAGTGA
- a CDS encoding NAD(P)/FAD-dependent oxidoreductase codes for MTPRRTIAIVGYGTAGQALSILLSRDHHQVHVFERAARPGPVGAGFLLQPTGLEVLWQMGLLPAVMQHGAPVRRLHGQTPCGRTVMDMRYADLNPALHGVGMQRGALFSLLAAAWEQPGNLQPATSIVEVDTAQGRVRDAQGRWHGPYDLVIAADGAASSLRAQVQGTSHDRQYPWGALWCLLPRGDWPHIDELRQRYVAARKMIGLLPVGTRPGNDEPQLSFFWSLPRDRFAQWERDGMARWLDEIATLWPQAHARLAGVCEPTQLARAGYRDAVLARWHRERLVLVGDAAHAMSPQLGQGVNMALMDALALRDALRAHADRDNALQAYQAQRRAHVAIYQYWSRWLTPLFQSERDGLARARDVLFQPMGRIPGGRGHMLRVLSGTQRGWLGRLPLSPAFMQAMHGLQDTRERDGIC; via the coding sequence ATGACCCCTCGTCGCACCATCGCCATCGTCGGTTACGGCACCGCTGGCCAGGCCCTGTCGATCCTGCTTTCACGTGACCATCACCAGGTGCACGTGTTCGAGCGCGCGGCGCGGCCCGGTCCGGTCGGGGCCGGCTTCCTGCTCCAGCCGACCGGGCTGGAGGTGCTCTGGCAGATGGGGCTGCTGCCCGCGGTGATGCAGCACGGTGCCCCCGTGCGCCGCTTGCACGGCCAAACCCCGTGCGGGCGCACGGTGATGGACATGCGCTATGCCGACTTGAATCCAGCGCTGCACGGCGTGGGCATGCAGCGCGGTGCGCTGTTCTCGCTGCTGGCCGCTGCGTGGGAGCAGCCGGGCAATCTGCAGCCCGCTACGTCCATCGTCGAGGTGGACACCGCGCAGGGGCGCGTGCGTGACGCACAGGGGCGCTGGCATGGCCCCTATGATCTGGTGATCGCCGCCGATGGCGCGGCCTCGTCGCTGCGTGCGCAGGTGCAGGGCACATCGCATGACCGCCAATACCCGTGGGGCGCGCTGTGGTGCCTGCTGCCGCGCGGCGATTGGCCGCACATCGATGAGCTGCGCCAACGCTATGTGGCGGCGCGCAAGATGATCGGGCTGCTGCCGGTGGGCACGCGACCCGGCAACGATGAGCCGCAGTTGAGCTTCTTCTGGAGCCTGCCACGCGACCGGTTCGCCCAGTGGGAGCGTGACGGCATGGCGCGCTGGCTGGATGAGATCGCCACATTGTGGCCGCAGGCGCACGCGCGGTTGGCGGGCGTGTGTGAACCCACACAGTTGGCTCGCGCCGGGTATCGCGACGCGGTGCTCGCGCGCTGGCACCGCGAGCGGCTGGTGCTGGTGGGGGACGCCGCCCACGCGATGAGCCCCCAGCTGGGGCAGGGCGTGAACATGGCGCTGATGGATGCACTGGCGTTGCGCGATGCACTGCGCGCGCACGCTGATCGCGACAATGCGCTGCAGGCCTACCAGGCACAGCGCCGCGCGCATGTAGCGATCTACCAGTACTGGAGCCGCTGGCTGACGCCGTTGTTCCAGTCCGAACGGGATGGCCTGGCGCGCGCCCGCGATGTGCTGTTCCAGCCGATGGGCCGCATCCCGGGCGGGCGTGGACACATGCTCCGCGTCCTCAGTGGAACGCAGCGCGGCTGGCTCGGCAGACTGCCGTTGTCGCCCGCGTTCATGCAGGCGATGCACGGGCTGCAGGACACGCGCGAGCGCGACGGCATCTGCTGA
- the pdeM gene encoding ligase-associated DNA damage response endonuclease PdeM, with protein MAPELPITLAGESVHLLGARALYWPARDALLIADLHLGKADLFRRSGIGLPSGGTSDDLQRLGAVVQQRAIRHLWILGDVLHGAAHRAAWYRQWQGWREQHPQLWIGALEGNHDRVLPKADLGIELLGERIQEGPFLLRHAPQPQPGLHVLCGHLHPLARLPGMQRRWPAFWMREGMTILPAFSGFTAGIAPVLASGERLVACVEDQAIALPAR; from the coding sequence ATGGCGCCTGAACTGCCGATCACCCTCGCCGGCGAAAGCGTCCATCTGCTCGGTGCGCGTGCGCTGTACTGGCCGGCGCGCGATGCACTGCTGATCGCCGATCTTCACCTGGGCAAAGCCGATCTGTTCCGGCGTTCGGGCATCGGCCTGCCCAGTGGCGGCACCTCCGATGACCTGCAGCGTCTGGGCGCGGTGGTGCAGCAGCGCGCCATCCGCCATCTGTGGATACTCGGCGATGTGCTGCATGGCGCTGCGCACCGCGCTGCGTGGTACCGCCAGTGGCAGGGATGGCGCGAGCAGCATCCACAGCTGTGGATCGGCGCACTGGAAGGCAATCATGACCGTGTGCTGCCCAAGGCCGACCTGGGCATCGAACTGCTGGGCGAGCGTATCCAGGAAGGACCGTTCCTGCTGCGTCATGCACCGCAGCCGCAGCCAGGGCTGCATGTGCTGTGTGGTCACCTGCATCCGCTGGCCCGCTTGCCGGGCATGCAGCGGCGTTGGCCAGCGTTCTGGATGCGCGAAGGAATGACGATACTGCCAGCGTTCTCGGGCTTCACTGCCGGCATCGCACCGGTACTGGCCTCGGGCGAAAGGCTGGTGGCCTGCGTCGAGGACCAAGCCATCGCGTTGCCGGCGCGCTGA
- a CDS encoding ligase-associated DNA damage response DEXH box helicase: MARLTAWFASRGWAPLPFQKAMWKHYLAGDSGLLHTPTGSGKTLAMFGGPLLQALHDPPPRTTRGRAKTPVPVLQVLWITPLRALAADTARALREPLDALGLDWQVGLRTGDASARDKRLAREGRLDVLVTTPESLALLLSYPDTMARLQHLRCVVVDEWHELLGNKRGVLLQLNLRRLRDALPALQVWGLSATLGNLEEAREVLLRDVPDAPLVAGARPRPVSVETLLPAQGERFPWAGHLGLSQLQRVLEKLLTVRTSLLFTNTRAHAELWHQALAAVWPEDPDTLALHHGSLDPALRRAAEQGLREGRLRCVVATSSLDLGVDFPSVDQVLQIGSPKGIARLLQRAGRARHRPGESGHIVCVPSHALELVEYAAARRALAQGHIEARRPLRLSLDVLAQHAVSCALGGGFDPDALLEQVRRTHAFAGLDSTHWEGVLEFIVQGGRALSQYPDFHKVVRDDDGIYRVHDRRVALRHRLSIGTITSDGSVMVQFLRGGRLGAVEEQFLSRLRPGDRFQFAGRLLELVRLENLTAYVRLARGGDGVVPRWQGGRLPLSDALGHEMETVLARPADSPEMRWLAPLLALQTRLSVLPGPELLLVEHVRRRDGQFVFVYPFAGRQVNEGLAALMALRWTRQHSNTFGYAANDYGFVLAPARPVELDAASVRTLLAPEGLLTDLRESLNLGELARRQFRDIARVSGMLVPALPGRTPRSLRQLQASSGLLYDVLRQHDPDHILLTLAEHEVLHDQLDLGSLARALSSCQARTLSVQHPTSLGPLSFPLWAERLRGQLSNEDWKTRVLRAAQQLEKRHGA; the protein is encoded by the coding sequence ATGGCCCGCCTGACAGCGTGGTTCGCCAGCCGGGGCTGGGCGCCGCTGCCGTTCCAGAAAGCGATGTGGAAGCATTACCTGGCGGGCGACTCGGGCCTGCTGCACACACCCACCGGTAGCGGCAAGACGCTGGCGATGTTCGGCGGGCCGCTGCTGCAGGCGCTGCACGATCCGCCACCACGCACCACGCGTGGCCGTGCCAAGACACCGGTGCCGGTCCTGCAGGTGCTGTGGATCACCCCGCTGCGGGCGTTGGCCGCCGATACCGCGCGCGCGCTGCGCGAGCCTTTGGATGCCCTCGGGCTGGACTGGCAGGTCGGCCTGCGCACCGGCGATGCCAGCGCGCGCGACAAGCGACTGGCGCGCGAGGGTCGGCTGGATGTGCTGGTGACCACGCCCGAATCACTGGCCCTGCTGCTCAGCTACCCCGACACGATGGCCCGCCTGCAGCACCTGCGCTGCGTGGTCGTGGATGAGTGGCATGAACTGCTGGGCAACAAGCGCGGCGTACTGTTGCAGTTGAATCTGCGCCGCCTGCGCGACGCCCTGCCCGCCCTGCAGGTATGGGGGCTGTCGGCCACGCTGGGCAATCTGGAGGAGGCGCGCGAGGTACTGTTGCGCGACGTGCCCGACGCGCCGCTGGTGGCCGGCGCACGCCCCCGTCCGGTCAGCGTGGAAACACTGCTGCCCGCGCAGGGCGAGCGTTTTCCCTGGGCCGGCCACCTGGGCTTGTCGCAGCTGCAGCGCGTGCTGGAGAAGCTGCTCACGGTGCGCACCAGCCTGTTGTTCACCAACACCCGCGCCCATGCCGAACTCTGGCACCAGGCACTGGCGGCAGTGTGGCCGGAAGACCCGGATACCCTCGCACTGCATCATGGCTCACTGGACCCGGCGTTGCGCCGCGCCGCCGAGCAGGGCCTGCGCGAAGGCCGCCTGCGCTGCGTGGTCGCCACCTCCAGCCTGGATCTCGGCGTCGATTTCCCCAGTGTCGACCAGGTGCTGCAGATCGGCAGCCCCAAGGGCATCGCGCGGCTGCTGCAGCGTGCCGGGCGCGCCAGGCATCGCCCCGGCGAATCCGGGCACATCGTGTGCGTGCCCTCGCACGCGCTGGAGCTGGTGGAGTATGCCGCCGCGCGTCGCGCGCTGGCCCAGGGGCACATCGAAGCCCGCCGGCCGCTGCGATTGTCGCTGGATGTGTTGGCGCAACACGCGGTGAGCTGCGCGTTGGGCGGCGGCTTCGATCCGGACGCGCTGCTGGAGCAGGTGCGGCGCACGCACGCGTTCGCCGGGCTGGACAGCACGCACTGGGAGGGCGTACTCGAGTTCATCGTGCAGGGCGGCCGCGCGCTGTCGCAGTACCCGGACTTCCACAAGGTGGTGCGCGATGACGATGGCATCTACCGCGTGCACGACCGTCGCGTCGCGCTGCGGCACCGGCTGTCGATCGGCACCATCACCAGCGATGGCAGTGTCATGGTGCAGTTCCTGCGCGGCGGCAGGCTGGGTGCGGTGGAGGAGCAGTTCCTCAGCCGGCTGCGCCCCGGTGATCGCTTCCAGTTCGCCGGGCGCCTGCTGGAACTGGTGCGGCTGGAGAACCTGACCGCGTATGTGCGCCTGGCCCGGGGCGGCGATGGCGTGGTGCCGCGCTGGCAGGGCGGCCGGCTGCCACTGTCCGACGCGCTGGGCCATGAAATGGAAACGGTGCTGGCCCGCCCTGCCGACAGCCCGGAGATGCGCTGGCTGGCGCCGCTGCTCGCGCTGCAGACGCGCCTGTCCGTCCTCCCCGGTCCGGAGCTGCTGCTGGTGGAACACGTGCGGCGTCGCGATGGCCAGTTCGTGTTCGTGTATCCCTTCGCCGGTCGCCAGGTCAATGAAGGGCTGGCCGCGCTGATGGCATTGCGCTGGACGCGACAGCACAGCAATACCTTCGGCTACGCGGCCAACGACTATGGATTCGTGCTCGCACCGGCGCGCCCGGTCGAACTCGATGCGGCGAGCGTGCGCACCCTGCTGGCACCGGAGGGACTGCTCACCGATCTGCGCGAGAGCCTCAACCTGGGCGAACTGGCGCGGCGCCAGTTCCGCGATATCGCGCGGGTGTCAGGCATGCTCGTACCGGCACTGCCCGGCCGCACGCCGCGCAGCCTGCGCCAGCTGCAGGCCTCCAGCGGGCTGCTGTACGACGTGCTGCGCCAGCACGATCCGGATCACATCCTGCTGACGTTGGCCGAACACGAAGTGCTGCACGATCAACTCGATCTGGGAAGCCTGGCCCGCGCTCTGTCGAGCTGCCAGGCCCGAACACTGAGCGTGCAGCATCCGACCAGCCTGGGACCGTTGTCTTTCCCGCTCTGGGCAGAACGCTTGCGCGGCCAGCTCAGCAACGAAGACTGGAAGACCCGCGTCCTGCGCGCCGCACAGCAACTGGAGAAGCGCCATGGCGCCTGA